One window of the Novosphingobium sp. KACC 22771 genome contains the following:
- the cobM gene encoding precorrin-4 C(11)-methyltransferase yields the protein MTVHFIGAGPGAPDLLTLRGRDLIAASPVCLYAGSLIPEALLGHCPPGARIVNTAPLSLDAIIAEIAQAHAQGHDVARLHSGDLSVWSAMGEQLRRLRALGIPVSITPGVPAFAAAAAALEAELTLPELGQSLVLTRTPGRASTMPPSETLRNFAETGATLAIHLSIHNLAQVVGDLTPGYGADCPVAVVWRASWPDQRIVRATLATIERAVAGTMERTAIILVGRVVGAQDFAESSLYAPDYDRRFRPQGATSRFAGAAE from the coding sequence ATGACCGTGCATTTCATCGGCGCAGGCCCCGGCGCGCCCGACCTGCTGACCCTGCGCGGGCGCGATCTGATCGCGGCCAGTCCGGTTTGCCTCTATGCCGGATCATTGATCCCCGAGGCGTTGCTGGGCCACTGTCCGCCCGGCGCGCGCATCGTCAACACCGCGCCCCTTTCGCTCGACGCGATCATCGCCGAAATCGCGCAGGCTCATGCGCAGGGCCATGATGTGGCGCGGCTGCACTCGGGCGATCTGTCGGTCTGGTCGGCGATGGGCGAGCAATTGCGGCGGCTGCGCGCATTGGGCATTCCGGTGTCGATCACGCCGGGCGTCCCGGCCTTTGCCGCCGCCGCCGCCGCGCTGGAGGCCGAACTGACCCTGCCCGAACTGGGCCAGTCGCTGGTGCTGACCCGCACGCCGGGGCGGGCGAGCACGATGCCGCCGTCCGAAACCCTGCGCAATTTTGCCGAGACGGGGGCGACACTGGCGATCCATCTTTCGATCCACAATCTGGCGCAGGTGGTGGGTGATCTGACGCCCGGCTATGGCGCGGATTGCCCGGTGGCGGTGGTCTGGCGGGCCAGTTGGCCCGATCAGCGGATTGTGCGCGCCACCCTCGCCACCATTGAACGGGCCGTGGCCGGGACCATGGAGCGCACCGCGATCATTCTGGTCGGGCGAGTGGTGGGGGCGCAGGACTTTGCCGAAAGCAGCCTCTACGCCCCCGATTATGACCGCCGTTTCCGCCCGCAGGGGGCAACCTCGCGCTTTGCCGGGGCGGCGGAATGA